The Paramisgurnus dabryanus chromosome 6, PD_genome_1.1, whole genome shotgun sequence genome has a window encoding:
- the LOC135766266 gene encoding uncharacterized protein isoform X1, with amino-acid sequence MFYYSVNVVLTVMFVYMCLFQMQIWKWLILSVTFVVTTSYCSALMLQQKNQTEHLASETHLADITGYQQGRFENSSKAQGLHRNNPEFKAPLDPLSRSFVKVKKDKRRQGDMSQKQPGEKGSVEQMMPGERSDFKILRPGDKTQPADKVVRSPMEQPHTKLNGSTDILTPERGPSDRVRTRVSKKRGNLGTFGLPIDRIGHLSHRRG; translated from the exons ATGTTTTATTATTCTGTTAATGTTGTGCTCACTGTTATGTTTGTGTACATGTGCTTGTTTCAGATGCAGATTTGGAAATGGTTGATCCTGTCTGTTACATTTGTGGTCACTACGTCTTACTGCAGTGCCTTGATGCTTCAGCAAAAG AATCAAACCGAACACCTGGCTAGTGAGACTCATTTGGCTGATATTACTGGGTACCAGCAAGGTCGCTTTGAGAATAGCTCAAAAGCACAAGGACTTCACAGGAATAACCCCGAGTTCAAAGCACCGCTCGACCCCCTCTCCAGGAGCTTTGTGAAAGTAAAGAAAGACAAACGAAG GCAAGGCGACATGTCCCAGAAACAGCCTGGAGAAAAAGGTTCAGTTGAGCAGATGATGCCAGGAGAGAGAAGTGATTTCAAGATTCTCAGGCCAGGAGACAAGACTCAACCTGCTGACAAGGTTGTAAGAAGTCCAATGGAGCAACCACATACCAAGCTAAATGGCAGCACAGACATTTTGACACCTGAAAGAGGTCCAAGTGACCGTGTCAGAACAAGAGTTTCAAAAAAGAGGGGTAATTTAGGAACATTTGGCCTCCCAATTGATCGCATTGGACATTTATCCCATAGAAGAGGCtaa
- the LOC135766266 gene encoding uncharacterized protein isoform X2 — translation MQIWKWLILSVTFVVTTSYCSALMLQQKNQTEHLASETHLADITGYQQGRFENSSKAQGLHRNNPEFKAPLDPLSRSFVKVKKDKRRQGDMSQKQPGEKGSVEQMMPGERSDFKILRPGDKTQPADKVVRSPMEQPHTKLNGSTDILTPERGPSDRVRTRVSKKRGNLGTFGLPIDRIGHLSHRRG, via the exons ATGCAGATTTGGAAATGGTTGATCCTGTCTGTTACATTTGTGGTCACTACGTCTTACTGCAGTGCCTTGATGCTTCAGCAAAAG AATCAAACCGAACACCTGGCTAGTGAGACTCATTTGGCTGATATTACTGGGTACCAGCAAGGTCGCTTTGAGAATAGCTCAAAAGCACAAGGACTTCACAGGAATAACCCCGAGTTCAAAGCACCGCTCGACCCCCTCTCCAGGAGCTTTGTGAAAGTAAAGAAAGACAAACGAAG GCAAGGCGACATGTCCCAGAAACAGCCTGGAGAAAAAGGTTCAGTTGAGCAGATGATGCCAGGAGAGAGAAGTGATTTCAAGATTCTCAGGCCAGGAGACAAGACTCAACCTGCTGACAAGGTTGTAAGAAGTCCAATGGAGCAACCACATACCAAGCTAAATGGCAGCACAGACATTTTGACACCTGAAAGAGGTCCAAGTGACCGTGTCAGAACAAGAGTTTCAAAAAAGAGGGGTAATTTAGGAACATTTGGCCTCCCAATTGATCGCATTGGACATTTATCCCATAGAAGAGGCtaa
- the cwc25 gene encoding pre-mRNA-splicing factor CWC25 homolog: protein MGGGDLNLKKSWHPQTLKNIERVWKAEQKFEAERKKIEELQKELKNERAREEITRYAQETGAVKKKDDRLDWMYQGPAGQVSRDEYLLGRPIDKQITEQYEEPESGPSAETGLLPGSIFNPTSSVSTNDMAAKIREDPLFEIRKREEEKKRGVLTNPVKMKEIQKMLRQNLEKEKKKKRKKDKKERREEKERRKEKRHRRKSSSSDDDDRKHRSKEERSDLKASNGHHKSGYGLQLPANRSHHSSNHSEHRSRDRSRSPLPHKADKDNHSKPRPKTKDPSPPRRYKRPQSTNYSKRLSAEELEKKRREMMDFARERDLERENNIKSYKRQEEQEKDKDSLKNGNHAAFIHDMKLESAATSSLEDRVKRNIHSIQRTPAALEKNFMRR, encoded by the exons ATGGGAGGTGGTGATCTT AACTTGAAAAAGAGTTGGCACCCGCAAACTCTGAAAAACATCGAGCGAGTATGGAAAGCTGAGCAGAAATTTGAAGCGGAAAGGAAGAAGATCGAGGAGCTTCAGAAGGAGTTAAAAAACGAGCGAGCACGAGAAGAGATTACTCGATATGCCCAGGAGACAGGCGCTGTAAA gaAGAAAGATGACCGTTTGGACTGGATGTACCAGGGTCCAGCTGGACAAGTCTCTCGTGATGAGTACCTTCTCGGTCGTCCCATTGACAAGCAAATCACTGAGCAGTATGAGGAACCGGAAAGCGGTCCATCGGCAGAGACAGGCCTTCTCCCTGGTTCCATATTTAACCCCACGAGTTCTGTCTCTACTAATGATATGGCTGCCAAGATCAGAGAAGACCCACTTTTTGAGATCCG CAAACGAGAGGAGGAGAAAAAGAGAGGGGTTTTAACCAATCCTGTTAAAATGAAAGAAATCCAAAAGATG TTGCGTCAAAATCTTGAgaaggagaagaagaagaaacggAAGAAGGACAAGAAGGAGAGAAGAGAAGAAAAAGAGAGAAGAAAGGAGAAGAGGCACAGAAGGAAAAGTTCAAGCTCTGACGATGATGATAGGAAGCATAg GTCAAAAGAGGAGCGATCAGATCTCAAAGCCTCTAATGGACATCACAAATCGGGCTATGGACTCCAA TTACCTGCTAACAGATCCCATCACTCTTCAAACCACTCAGAGCATCGTTCAAGAGACAGGAGTCGATCCCCACTGCCCCACAAAGCAGACAAAGACAATCACTCAAAACCAAGACCTAAAACCAAGGACCCCAGCCCACCGAGACGTTATAAGAGACCACAGTCTACTAACTACAGCAA GCGCCTCTCTGCTGAAGAGTTGGAGAAGAAGAGAAGAGAAATGATGGATTTTGCTCGCGAAAGAGATTTGGAGAGAGAAAATAACATAAAGAGCTACAAGCGACAAGAAGAACAGGAGAAAGACAAAGACAGCTTGAAAAATGGCAATCATGCTGCCTTCATACA TGACATGAAGCTAGAAAGTGCTGCCACCTCCTCTCTGGAAGACCGCGTGAAGCGAAACATTCACTCCATTCAGAGGACTCCTGCTGCTCTGGAGAAGAACTTCATGAGAAGATAA
- the sst2 gene encoding somatostatin 2, with amino-acid sequence MASSQLHLTLSLLCLAMTAGIISCGRPHMVLNPALEESRGTTADEEIAERYTLPELQWLLSNSDPAAIQSDSPSIGLIESGLDLMRRDNGDKERKPGCKNYFWKSRTAC; translated from the exons ATGGCCTCCTCACAACTTCATCTCACTCTCTCCCTGCTCTGCTTGGCCATGACAGCGGGCATCATATCATGCGGTCGGCCTCATATGGTTTTAAACCCCGCTCTAGAGGAATCTCGGGGCACAACAGCTGATGAAGAG ATTGCTGAGAGATACACCCTTCCAGAGCTCCAGTGGCTACTCAGTAACTCTGATCCAGCAGCCATCCAATCTGACAGCCCATCTATTGGGTTAATAGAAAGTGGACTGGACCTAATGAGAAGAGACAATGGAGACAAAGAGCGAAAGCCAGGCTGTAAGAATTACTTCTGGAAATCCAGAACTGCATGTTAA